From one Pseudomonas fluorescens genomic stretch:
- a CDS encoding 4-hydroxyphenylacetate 3-hydroxylase family protein, whose protein sequence is MMDRNGFSLDRRGLQTSQEYLASLRDGREVWINGERVEDVTEHPAFRNAALMNARFYDALHDPKLRDKLTIEIDGAPGLRCHRFFQAPRTVEEQVAARDAIAETARLSYGWMGRTPDFKGAWIGTFGPNRDLYGEYAENATRWYNFSRERLPFINHAVVNPPVDRNQDPNTSNVFVRVDEETADGLYISGAKVVATGAALTQYTFVAHYNVMYQDKKYSPIFMIPTGAKGVKLICRTSYEQAASKNGSPFDYPLSSRMDENDCILIFDRAFVPWQDVFMYGVEMSNSFIQKSGFFGRTLMHGCTRLAVKMDFICGLFLKAVEICGTRDFQGVQGAVGEAIALRHMLWGLSDSMAYRTENWNEEFLLPNLESALAYRATAGDAYSRVINLIRKTVASGLIYLPSHAKDFLNPEVRPFLDQYARGSNGIGAEERAKTLKLLWDAIGTEFGSRHELYEVNYSGSYEKSRLDTLHIASHSGRTDQMRALAEQCMAEYDLNGWTAPDFKKAYAAR, encoded by the coding sequence ATGATGGATCGTAATGGCTTCTCTCTTGATCGTCGGGGCCTTCAAACCTCGCAGGAGTACCTGGCAAGCTTGAGGGATGGCAGGGAAGTCTGGATCAATGGCGAGCGCGTCGAGGATGTCACCGAACATCCGGCGTTTCGCAATGCGGCGCTGATGAACGCACGCTTCTACGATGCGCTGCATGACCCCAAACTGCGCGACAAGCTCACCATCGAGATCGACGGTGCCCCTGGCCTGCGCTGCCACCGCTTCTTTCAGGCGCCACGCACGGTCGAAGAACAGGTTGCAGCCCGCGACGCGATCGCCGAGACCGCGCGCCTGAGCTATGGCTGGATGGGCCGCACCCCGGACTTCAAGGGCGCCTGGATCGGCACCTTCGGGCCTAACCGCGACCTCTATGGCGAGTACGCCGAAAACGCCACCCGCTGGTATAACTTCAGCCGTGAACGCCTGCCGTTCATCAACCACGCCGTGGTCAACCCTCCGGTAGACCGCAACCAGGACCCGAACACCTCCAACGTGTTCGTGCGTGTCGACGAAGAAACCGCGGACGGTCTCTACATCAGCGGCGCCAAAGTGGTAGCCACCGGCGCGGCACTGACCCAGTACACCTTCGTTGCTCACTACAACGTGATGTACCAGGACAAGAAGTACTCGCCGATCTTCATGATCCCCACCGGCGCAAAGGGCGTGAAGTTGATCTGCCGGACCTCTTACGAGCAGGCGGCGAGCAAGAACGGCAGCCCGTTCGACTACCCGCTGTCGAGCCGCATGGACGAGAACGACTGCATCCTGATTTTCGACCGCGCCTTCGTGCCATGGCAGGACGTGTTCATGTATGGCGTAGAGATGTCCAACAGCTTCATCCAGAAGTCCGGCTTCTTCGGCCGTACCCTGATGCACGGCTGCACTCGCCTGGCGGTGAAGATGGACTTCATCTGCGGGCTGTTCCTCAAGGCCGTGGAAATCTGCGGTACCCGCGACTTCCAGGGTGTGCAGGGCGCGGTGGGCGAAGCCATTGCCTTGCGCCACATGCTCTGGGGCCTGTCTGACTCCATGGCCTATCGCACCGAAAACTGGAACGAGGAATTCCTGCTGCCCAACCTCGAATCGGCATTGGCCTACCGCGCCACCGCCGGTGATGCCTACAGCCGGGTGATCAACCTGATCCGCAAGACCGTGGCCAGCGGCCTGATCTACCTGCCATCCCACGCCAAGGACTTCCTCAACCCCGAGGTGCGCCCCTTCCTCGACCAATACGCCCGCGGCTCCAACGGCATCGGCGCCGAAGAACGGGCCAAGACCCTCAAACTGCTCTGGGACGCGATCGGTACCGAGTTCGGTTCGCGCCACGAACTGTACGAGGTCAACTACTCCGGCAGCTACGAGAAGAGCCGCCTCGACACCCTGCACATTGCCAGCCATTCCGGGCGTACCGATCAAATGCGCGCCCTGGCCGAGCAGTGCATGGCCGAGTACGACCTCAATGGCTGGACCGCGCCAGACTTCAAGAAGGCCTACGCGGCGCGTTGA
- a CDS encoding membrane-bound PQQ-dependent dehydrogenase, glucose/quinate/shikimate family, whose protein sequence is MTDDHQPQTRKFALSTTARVLFSLLVLFIALAMIYGGFKLVALGGSSYYLIAGLAYLLLAALMYLRKGSGIALSAIIALATCAWAFYEVGQFSYWELLPRLVVPAIILTLSLWVGATFPSTSSSTRRLANRFGFAVFAALIATFVAAFYPHGAISHPVAASAVPEPKEPCCAPENWEFFGRNASGTRFAPFSQITPANVKDLQVAWIYRTGRRTTGAGAGVDENTPLQIGNVLYSCTPENLITALDGDSGKPIWKFDPHASSAEHVTCRGVGYYDIDKDDSLSAEVKASYGDQQQCRQRILVSSVDARLFALDAHTGNLCPNFGDNGYVDLKKGMGPTENSKRYHPTSLPVVMGHLTVVGGWVRDIVAKEPSGAVRAFDVLSGALVWAWDIGAPESQDTSASDHQFTLETPNVWTIPTYDKELNLVYLPTGNGPPDYWGGDRNQAKEKYGSAVVAVDASTGKAKWVYQTVHHDVWDYDLPSQPVLYDINNAQGEKTPVLIQTTKTGNIFVLDRRTGQPVTEVQERPVPTSPAAEGEHLAPTQPHSVGMPVIGAEPLTEKSMWGVSTFDQLYCRIMFKDSVYVGPFTPPTEKPYIEWPGLLGGMNWGGISIDENTGMMFVNDMRVPLRMALVTKENTSKFKVSTDEVPGFMGTIRPQVAGIYGGVKIDILQSPLGVPCNTPPFGSMSAIDLNTQKLVWQVPLGTVQDTGPLGIKTHLPIPLGMPTLGGPTSTASGLVFFAGTQDYYLRALDSATGKEVWKARLPVGAVAAPLIYQSPATGKQYVVISAGGMSHSPDVGDYIIAYALPEGAGKQ, encoded by the coding sequence ATGACGGATGACCATCAACCGCAAACTCGGAAGTTTGCCCTGAGCACGACCGCGAGGGTGCTGTTTTCCCTGCTTGTGCTGTTCATAGCGCTGGCAATGATTTACGGCGGATTCAAACTGGTTGCCCTGGGTGGCTCAAGTTACTACTTGATCGCGGGCCTGGCGTACTTGCTGCTGGCGGCGCTGATGTATTTGCGCAAAGGTAGTGGCATTGCCCTTTCGGCGATCATCGCCCTGGCAACCTGCGCCTGGGCGTTTTACGAAGTCGGTCAGTTCAGTTACTGGGAACTGCTGCCGCGCCTGGTGGTTCCGGCGATTATCCTGACCCTCAGCCTGTGGGTCGGCGCGACGTTCCCATCCACCTCATCAAGCACCCGACGCCTGGCCAACCGCTTCGGTTTTGCCGTGTTTGCGGCGCTGATCGCCACCTTCGTTGCGGCGTTCTATCCGCACGGTGCAATCTCCCACCCAGTCGCCGCATCGGCTGTGCCTGAGCCCAAGGAGCCCTGCTGCGCACCGGAAAACTGGGAATTCTTTGGCCGCAACGCCTCCGGCACCCGCTTTGCGCCGTTCAGCCAGATCACCCCGGCAAACGTCAAGGACCTGCAAGTTGCCTGGATCTACCGAACCGGCCGCAGGACCACCGGTGCCGGCGCCGGTGTAGACGAAAACACCCCGCTGCAGATCGGCAACGTGCTGTATTCGTGCACGCCGGAAAACCTGATCACCGCCCTGGATGGCGATAGCGGCAAGCCGATCTGGAAGTTCGATCCGCACGCCAGTAGCGCAGAGCACGTGACGTGCCGCGGCGTGGGTTATTACGACATCGATAAGGACGACAGCCTGAGCGCTGAAGTCAAAGCGTCGTACGGCGATCAGCAACAATGCCGTCAGCGTATTCTGGTGTCGTCTGTCGATGCCCGCTTGTTTGCCCTGGATGCGCACACCGGCAACCTGTGTCCGAACTTTGGCGACAACGGCTACGTCGACCTGAAAAAAGGCATGGGCCCGACCGAGAACAGCAAGCGCTATCACCCGACCTCCCTGCCTGTGGTCATGGGCCACCTCACCGTGGTCGGCGGCTGGGTGCGCGACATCGTCGCCAAAGAGCCGTCTGGCGCAGTGCGTGCCTTCGACGTGCTGAGCGGTGCGCTGGTGTGGGCCTGGGACATCGGTGCGCCTGAGAGCCAGGATACAAGCGCCAGTGACCATCAGTTCACCCTGGAAACCCCCAACGTCTGGACCATTCCGACCTACGACAAAGAACTGAACCTGGTCTACCTGCCCACCGGCAACGGCCCGCCTGACTATTGGGGTGGCGACCGTAACCAGGCCAAGGAAAAGTACGGCTCTGCCGTCGTCGCTGTCGATGCCTCGACCGGTAAAGCCAAATGGGTTTACCAGACCGTTCACCACGATGTGTGGGACTACGACCTGCCATCGCAGCCTGTGCTGTATGACATCAACAATGCCCAGGGCGAAAAAACCCCGGTGCTGATCCAGACCACCAAAACCGGCAACATCTTCGTACTCGATCGCCGCACCGGCCAGCCGGTCACTGAAGTTCAGGAGCGCCCGGTTCCCACTTCGCCAGCGGCAGAAGGCGAGCACCTGGCGCCGACTCAACCGCACTCGGTTGGCATGCCGGTGATTGGTGCCGAACCACTGACTGAAAAGTCCATGTGGGGCGTGAGCACCTTCGACCAACTCTACTGCCGGATCATGTTCAAGGACTCCGTTTACGTAGGCCCCTTCACGCCGCCGACCGAAAAACCCTACATCGAATGGCCGGGCTTGCTGGGCGGCATGAACTGGGGTGGCATCTCCATCGACGAAAACACCGGCATGATGTTCGTCAACGACATGCGCGTACCGCTGCGCATGGCGCTGGTTACCAAGGAAAACACCAGCAAGTTCAAAGTCTCGACCGATGAAGTGCCGGGCTTCATGGGCACCATTCGCCCACAGGTTGCCGGCATCTATGGCGGCGTGAAAATCGACATTCTGCAGTCGCCACTGGGCGTGCCGTGCAACACTCCGCCTTTCGGCAGCATGAGCGCCATCGACCTGAACACGCAGAAACTGGTCTGGCAGGTACCGCTGGGCACTGTCCAGGACACCGGCCCACTGGGGATCAAAACCCACCTGCCGATCCCGCTGGGCATGCCAACGCTGGGCGGCCCGACCTCGACGGCCTCCGGGCTGGTGTTCTTTGCCGGCACCCAGGACTACTACCTGCGCGCGCTCGACTCGGCCACGGGTAAAGAAGTGTGGAAAGCCCGCCTGCCGGTAGGCGCCGTGGCGGCACCATTGATCTACCAGTCGCCGGCGACCGGCAAGCAGTATGTGGTGATCTCGGCGGGGGGCATGAGTCATTCGCCTGATGTTGGCGATTACATCATTGCTTATGCGTTGCCGGAGGGTGCTGGCAAGCAATAA
- a CDS encoding DUF2513 domain-containing protein encodes MQRSETVAKTILELIIKHDGDGTGVFRSDLYSFAERELPRSLVQGDMAATVDYHLYLLEDAGFVNMVMGETEAEDESEDEDAMDSDYFMLTWAGHDYLDNK; translated from the coding sequence ATGCAAAGATCTGAAACCGTTGCGAAGACGATCCTTGAGCTGATTATCAAGCACGATGGCGATGGCACGGGGGTTTTCCGTTCCGACTTGTATTCCTTCGCCGAGCGCGAGTTGCCTCGCTCATTGGTCCAGGGTGACATGGCGGCGACCGTCGACTATCACCTTTACCTGCTTGAAGACGCAGGCTTCGTGAATATGGTCATGGGTGAAACGGAAGCCGAGGATGAAAGCGAAGATGAAGATGCAATGGACAGCGACTACTTCATGCTCACCTGGGCAGGGCATGACTACCTCGATAACAAGTGA
- a CDS encoding histidine phosphatase family protein has product MKQARLIRHGESAANAGEASRDHASIPLTQKGLEQAQRVARSFAQAPQLIVASPFSRAQATARATATAFPAVPFETWAIQEFTYLEPARCANTTVAQRRDWVEEYWARSDPAFRDGAGAESFLDFIWRAKAFLDRLAAHPAEDIAVFSHGQFINAVAWLLERKPEDIDGRAMTEWREYEIANHVPNCGGYQLVWDPDDAMFRTHACTP; this is encoded by the coding sequence ATGAAGCAAGCCAGGCTGATTCGCCACGGCGAAAGCGCTGCAAACGCAGGCGAAGCCAGTCGCGATCACGCGAGCATTCCCCTTACCCAGAAGGGACTCGAACAAGCGCAACGGGTAGCCCGTTCTTTCGCCCAGGCGCCGCAGTTGATCGTTGCCTCACCGTTCTCCCGGGCCCAGGCAACCGCCAGGGCAACAGCAACGGCCTTCCCTGCTGTGCCGTTCGAGACATGGGCGATTCAAGAGTTCACCTACCTGGAGCCAGCGCGCTGCGCGAACACAACAGTTGCGCAACGGCGGGACTGGGTCGAGGAGTATTGGGCCAGGTCAGACCCTGCGTTCCGGGATGGAGCGGGAGCGGAGTCGTTTTTGGACTTCATATGGCGGGCGAAAGCCTTTCTGGATCGACTCGCCGCGCATCCCGCCGAGGATATTGCAGTGTTTTCACATGGGCAGTTCATCAACGCCGTTGCCTGGTTGCTTGAGCGCAAGCCAGAAGACATTGATGGTAGGGCAATGACTGAGTGGCGGGAGTATGAGATTGCCAACCATGTGCCAAATTGTGGGGGGTATCAGTTGGTTTGGGATCCAGACGATGCCATGTTTCGGACACATGCCTGTACGCCCTAG
- a CDS encoding pentapeptide repeat-containing protein has product MDRELELSPVEIQSLRDRWYSTIGQEIIREMISQLREKRFEWVKSLSLLPPTSSTTPYPEILDDLRGLEMSRLDLRNVSLSFFDLSFSKFDHCNLKGISLQGSKLSHSEFKNSNLSNADMLQIMADNSAFIDCKFIKAMMRMGDYRASRFVECSLIGSILYDCNFSKAQFESVELYKAKTDGAIFPNGFNIKNHLRNQPRNDRGFP; this is encoded by the coding sequence GTGGATAGAGAACTCGAACTTTCGCCCGTAGAAATTCAAAGTCTACGAGACAGATGGTATTCGACAATTGGCCAGGAAATCATCAGAGAGATGATAAGCCAACTGAGGGAGAAAAGATTTGAGTGGGTCAAGTCACTTAGTCTACTTCCACCAACAAGCTCCACTACGCCTTATCCAGAAATTCTAGACGACCTTCGTGGACTGGAGATGTCCAGGCTTGACTTACGTAATGTCTCTCTATCTTTTTTTGATCTCAGCTTCTCAAAATTCGACCATTGCAACCTCAAAGGTATTAGTCTCCAAGGCTCTAAATTAAGCCACTCAGAGTTCAAAAATAGCAATTTATCAAACGCAGACATGCTGCAGATTATGGCAGATAATTCTGCCTTCATCGACTGTAAATTTATCAAGGCCATGATGCGCATGGGAGATTACCGCGCGAGCCGATTCGTCGAATGCAGCCTGATAGGTAGCATACTGTACGACTGTAATTTCTCGAAAGCCCAGTTTGAGTCAGTTGAGCTGTATAAAGCAAAGACTGATGGGGCGATATTTCCAAATGGTTTTAATATTAAAAATCACCTTCGCAATCAGCCTAGAAATGATCGTGGTTTCCCTTGA
- a CDS encoding IS3 family transposase (programmed frameshift) — protein MTKQRRTFTPEFKREAASLVLDQGYSHIEAARSLGLVESALRRWVNQLQQERGGVTPTSKALTPEQQKIQELEARINRLEREKTIFKKGHRALDGRGTRAFALIDQLRSEEPVDLLCSVFEVTRSCYYAHCRKRRTPDVERLVLRSRVNELFTQSRSAAGSRSIMFMMREDGIEIGRFKVRKLMSEMKLISKQPGSHAYKKATVERPDIPNVLDRAFSVSAPNEVWCGDITYVWAQGRWHYLAAVIDLFARRVVGWAFSSKPDADLVIKALDMAYEQRGRPQSVLFHSDQGSQYGSRSFRQRLWRYRFTQSMSRRGNCHDNAPMERLFRSLKTEWVPSVGYMSATLAQQDIGRFLMQRYNWQRPHQFNSGLAPAVAEEKLNAVSGIS, from the exons ATGACCAAGCAACGCCGTACCTTTACGCCCGAGTTCAAGCGAGAAGCCGCCAGCCTGGTGCTCGATCAGGGCTACAGCCATATCGAAGCAGCTCGCTCACTAGGGTTGGTTGAGTCTGCCCTGCGCCGCTGGGTCAACCAGCTCCAGCAAGAACGAGGCGGTGTCACTCCGACCAGTAAGGCGCTCACGCCCGAGCAGCAAAAAATCCAGGAGCTGGAAGCTCGGATCAATCGGCTGGAACGGGAAAAAACTATAT TTAAAAAAGGCCACCGCGCTCTTGATGGCCGAGGAACACGAGCGTTCGCGTTAATCGATCAGCTCCGCTCTGAAGAGCCTGTTGATCTGTTGTGCTCGGTATTTGAAGTCACCCGATCTTGCTACTACGCGCACTGCCGAAAACGGCGAACTCCCGACGTTGAGCGGCTGGTTTTACGCAGCCGTGTAAACGAATTGTTCACCCAAAGCCGCAGTGCCGCAGGCAGTCGAAGCATCATGTTCATGATGCGCGAGGACGGCATAGAAATCGGGCGTTTCAAGGTGCGCAAGCTGATGAGCGAAATGAAGTTGATCAGCAAGCAACCCGGCTCACATGCCTACAAAAAGGCGACGGTCGAGCGGCCGGATATTCCGAACGTGCTGGATCGAGCGTTCAGCGTATCGGCACCCAATGAGGTCTGGTGTGGTGACATCACGTATGTCTGGGCTCAAGGTCGCTGGCACTATTTGGCGGCTGTGATTGATCTGTTCGCCCGCCGCGTGGTGGGCTGGGCGTTTTCATCGAAGCCCGATGCCGACTTGGTGATCAAGGCCTTGGACATGGCCTATGAACAGCGTGGTCGGCCACAGAGTGTGCTGTTTCACAGCGATCAAGGCAGCCAATACGGCAGCCGAAGCTTCCGCCAGCGACTGTGGCGTTATCGCTTCACACAGAGCATGAGTCGGCGCGGAAACTGCCACGACAATGCGCCGATGGAAAGGTTGTTTCGCAGTCTGAAAACAGAATGGGTACCGAGCGTGGGCTACATGAGCGCTACGCTGGCACAGCAGGATATCGGCCGGTTTTTGATGCAGCGCTACAACTGGCAACGGCCACATCAATTTAACAGCGGGCTGGCGCCCGCTGTGGCCGAGGAGAAACTTAACGCAGTGTCCGGGATTAGTTGA